The following coding sequences are from one Rathayibacter sp. VKM Ac-2760 window:
- a CDS encoding M20 family metallopeptidase yields the protein MIPGLQDDLVRLRRRLHADPETGLHLPRTQALLLAELAPLGLEVSTGQGLSSITAVLRGARPGPVVLLRADMDALPVTEATGLPFAATNGAMHACGHDLHMAGLIGAARLLAARRDELAGTVVLMLQPGEEGFAGGRLMLDEGVLDAAGERPVAAFAMHVDCSTDSGLFVTRSGPMMASASGMRITVTGTGGHAAFPHLAVDPIPAAAALVQALQTFVARRVPATDPAVVSVVSIVSDSTAPNVLAARVELMLNIRTLSRETFALVRSSLAELAAGIAAAHGCGVETEFIDSYPVTHNDPAETERVLAALESRHGADRVLRLPAPSMASEDFAYVLDEVPGTLLFLGVRPPGTPADGAPSMHSESAVFDDALLGLHAETLAQLALDRLAVAADAPASAEALA from the coding sequence GTGATCCCGGGCCTCCAGGACGACCTCGTCCGCCTCCGCCGCCGGCTGCACGCCGATCCCGAGACCGGCCTGCACCTCCCGCGCACCCAGGCGCTGCTGCTGGCGGAGCTGGCGCCCCTCGGCCTCGAGGTCTCCACCGGCCAGGGCCTCAGCTCGATCACCGCCGTCCTCCGCGGCGCACGCCCCGGGCCGGTCGTGCTGCTGCGCGCCGACATGGACGCCCTCCCCGTCACCGAGGCGACCGGCCTGCCCTTCGCCGCGACGAACGGCGCGATGCACGCCTGCGGCCACGACCTGCACATGGCCGGCCTGATCGGCGCCGCCCGCCTGCTCGCCGCGCGCCGCGACGAGCTCGCCGGCACGGTCGTCCTGATGCTCCAGCCCGGCGAGGAGGGCTTCGCCGGCGGCCGCCTGATGCTCGACGAGGGCGTCCTCGACGCCGCCGGCGAGCGCCCCGTCGCCGCCTTCGCGATGCACGTCGACTGCTCCACCGACTCCGGCCTCTTCGTCACCCGCTCCGGCCCGATGATGGCGAGCGCCAGCGGCATGAGGATCACCGTGACCGGCACCGGCGGGCACGCCGCGTTCCCGCACCTCGCCGTCGACCCGATCCCCGCGGCGGCCGCGCTCGTGCAGGCGCTGCAGACCTTCGTCGCCCGCCGCGTGCCGGCGACCGACCCCGCCGTGGTCTCGGTGGTCAGCATCGTCAGCGACTCGACCGCGCCCAACGTGCTCGCCGCGCGGGTCGAGCTGATGCTCAACATCCGCACCCTCTCCCGCGAGACCTTCGCGCTCGTGCGCTCCTCGCTCGCCGAGCTGGCCGCCGGCATCGCCGCGGCGCACGGCTGCGGCGTCGAGACGGAGTTCATCGACTCCTACCCCGTCACCCACAACGACCCGGCCGAGACGGAGCGCGTGCTCGCCGCGCTCGAGTCGCGGCACGGCGCCGACCGCGTGCTGCGCCTGCCCGCCCCCTCGATGGCCTCGGAGGACTTCGCCTACGTGCTCGACGAGGTCCCCGGCACGCTGCTCTTCCTCGGCGTCCGCCCGCCCGGCACGCCGGCGGACGGGGCGCCGTCGATGCACTCCGAGTCGGCGGTCTTCGACGACGCGCTGCTCGGCCTGCACGCCGAGACGCTCGCGCAGCTGGCGCTCGACCGGCTGGCGGTCGCCGCGGACGCGCCTGCTTCCGCCGAGGCGCTCGCGTGA
- a CDS encoding FMN-binding negative transcriptional regulator — MRENTDYGMTDPAEIRALIRATPWATMVSATEDGVVVSHYPFLLEEPLPGADPDELVLVSHVGRPDERAHRLGESELTVIFQGPHGYVSPSWYGVTRAVPTWNFAAVHVWGVPELLGDEENLAVLERLVDHFEEELPEPFRLRISAENAAYAERIVHGTVGFRLRVTRLEAKEKMSQDKPAEVVERVTAALDAPGPYRNPALAERMRRVHAGEPR; from the coding sequence ATGCGTGAGAACACCGACTACGGGATGACCGACCCCGCCGAGATCCGCGCGCTGATCCGCGCGACACCCTGGGCGACGATGGTCAGCGCCACCGAGGACGGCGTCGTCGTCTCGCACTACCCCTTCCTGCTGGAGGAGCCGCTCCCCGGCGCCGACCCCGACGAGCTCGTCCTGGTCAGCCACGTCGGCCGGCCCGACGAGCGCGCGCACCGGCTCGGCGAGTCCGAGCTGACCGTGATCTTCCAGGGCCCGCACGGCTACGTCTCGCCGAGCTGGTACGGCGTCACGCGAGCGGTGCCGACCTGGAACTTCGCCGCCGTGCACGTCTGGGGCGTGCCCGAGCTGCTCGGCGACGAGGAGAACCTCGCCGTGCTCGAGCGGCTCGTCGACCACTTCGAGGAGGAGCTGCCCGAGCCGTTCCGCCTGCGGATCAGCGCCGAGAACGCCGCCTACGCCGAGCGGATCGTGCACGGCACCGTCGGCTTCCGGCTCCGCGTCACCCGCCTCGAGGCGAAGGAGAAGATGAGCCAGGACAAGCCGGCCGAGGTCGTCGAGCGGGTGACGGCCGCGCTGGATGCGCCCGGCCCCTACCGCAACCCGGCCCTCGCCGAGCGGATGCGCCGCGTGCACGCCGGGGAGCCGCGGTGA
- a CDS encoding alpha/beta hydrolase, which yields MPLITTPAGIAVHYETTGDPAGRPLVLLHGGGAQLIGWDDRFCALLAEHGFFVVRTDNRDVGLSQATGGPEDTAAGYDLADMALDVVAVLDELGIERAHLTGMSMGGYIAQLVAILHPERVASLGLMSTSLSSAPEFLVGEHTGEPITEVPEVLDRDAYIAMFVGGQRHYQSPGFPFDEAASAALGARYYDRAYTPTGLIRQWNALLRGPLERREAMARVTVPVAVIHGRGDQSLHWSAALETARILPQAELHLYEEMGHDIPVELWPEFAAILARTAARAERTADA from the coding sequence ATGCCCCTGATCACCACCCCGGCCGGCATCGCCGTGCACTACGAGACCACGGGCGACCCCGCCGGCCGCCCGCTCGTCCTGCTGCACGGCGGCGGCGCCCAGCTGATCGGCTGGGACGACCGCTTCTGCGCGCTGCTCGCCGAGCACGGCTTCTTCGTCGTCCGCACCGACAACCGCGACGTCGGCCTCAGCCAGGCGACCGGCGGCCCCGAGGACACCGCGGCCGGCTACGACCTCGCCGACATGGCGCTCGACGTCGTCGCCGTCCTCGACGAGCTCGGCATCGAGCGCGCGCACCTCACCGGCATGTCGATGGGCGGCTACATCGCCCAGCTGGTCGCGATCCTGCACCCCGAGCGGGTCGCCTCGCTCGGCCTGATGTCCACCTCGCTCAGCTCGGCACCCGAGTTCCTGGTCGGCGAGCACACCGGCGAGCCGATCACCGAGGTCCCCGAGGTCCTCGACCGCGACGCCTACATCGCGATGTTCGTCGGCGGGCAGCGGCACTACCAGTCGCCCGGCTTCCCCTTCGACGAGGCGGCGAGCGCCGCCCTCGGCGCGCGCTACTACGACCGCGCCTACACGCCGACCGGCCTGATCCGGCAGTGGAACGCCCTGCTGCGCGGCCCGCTCGAGCGGCGGGAGGCGATGGCGAGGGTCACCGTGCCGGTCGCCGTCATCCACGGCCGCGGCGACCAGAGCCTGCACTGGAGCGCCGCCCTCGAGACGGCGCGGATCCTCCCGCAGGCCGAGCTGCACCTCTACGAGGAGATGGGCCACGACATCCCCGTCGAGCTCTGGCCCGAATTCGCTGCGATCCTGGCACGGACCGCCGCCCGCGCCGAGAGGACCGCCGATGCGTGA
- a CDS encoding amidohydrolase family protein, whose protein sequence is MTELLIRSARFAGQDAPADLLLRDGVIAAIAPAGTLPGDAESLDADGRFVAPGFWDAHVHFTQWVVRRQRVDLAPAASAAEAAAIMRAALPVREDAVLIGYGFRDGLWADAPTRAALDAIAPDRPLVLISGDLHCGWLNSAAGRRFGRSIPEDGMLRETEWIGTLDLIDAVGLPTSAAYRETAEAAAARGVVGIVEFENADNSRAWPARIAEGVTSLRVETSVWPDRLDDAIARGLRTGDPLDPTGLATMGRLKIVVDGSLNTRTAWCWDPYPGLAADHPHPCGVLSVAPEEVEGLLIRARHAGILPAVHAIGDRANAAVLDVFERLGLAGTIEHAQLVAAEDFVRFGRLGLVASVQPEHAMDDRDVADHHWAGRTDRSFAFGSLHAAGATLALGSDAPVAPLDPWVSLAAAVSRRRDGREAWHPAERLPFDVALAASTRGAAVAVGAPADLVVVDRDPASADTEELRTTPVAATLLGGRPTWSTL, encoded by the coding sequence ATGACCGAGCTCCTGATCCGCTCCGCTCGCTTCGCGGGGCAGGACGCCCCCGCCGACCTGCTGCTGCGCGACGGCGTGATCGCCGCGATCGCCCCCGCCGGCACGCTGCCGGGCGATGCCGAGTCCCTCGACGCCGACGGCCGCTTCGTCGCGCCCGGCTTCTGGGACGCGCACGTGCACTTCACCCAGTGGGTGGTCCGCCGGCAGCGGGTCGACCTCGCCCCCGCGGCGAGCGCCGCCGAGGCCGCCGCGATCATGCGCGCGGCGCTGCCCGTCCGCGAGGACGCCGTGCTGATCGGCTACGGCTTCCGCGACGGACTCTGGGCGGATGCGCCCACCCGCGCGGCCCTCGACGCGATCGCGCCCGACCGCCCGCTCGTCCTGATCAGCGGCGACCTGCACTGCGGCTGGCTCAACAGCGCGGCCGGCCGGCGCTTCGGCCGGTCGATCCCCGAGGACGGGATGCTCCGCGAGACGGAGTGGATCGGCACGCTCGACCTGATCGACGCGGTCGGCCTGCCCACCTCCGCCGCCTACCGCGAGACCGCCGAGGCCGCCGCCGCCCGCGGCGTGGTCGGCATCGTCGAGTTCGAGAACGCCGACAACTCCCGCGCCTGGCCGGCCCGCATCGCCGAGGGCGTCACGTCCCTGCGGGTCGAGACCTCGGTCTGGCCCGACCGGCTCGACGACGCGATCGCTCGGGGCCTGCGCACCGGCGACCCGCTCGACCCGACCGGCCTGGCGACGATGGGTCGCCTCAAGATCGTCGTCGACGGCTCCCTCAACACCCGCACCGCCTGGTGCTGGGACCCGTACCCCGGCCTCGCCGCCGACCACCCGCACCCGTGCGGCGTGCTGAGCGTCGCCCCGGAGGAGGTGGAGGGACTGCTGATCCGCGCCCGCCACGCCGGCATCCTCCCGGCCGTGCACGCGATCGGCGACCGCGCGAACGCCGCGGTGCTCGACGTCTTCGAGCGGCTCGGCCTGGCCGGAACGATCGAGCACGCCCAGCTCGTCGCGGCGGAGGACTTCGTGCGCTTCGGCCGCCTCGGCCTCGTCGCGAGCGTGCAGCCGGAGCACGCGATGGACGACCGCGACGTCGCCGACCACCACTGGGCCGGCCGCACCGACCGCTCCTTCGCCTTCGGCTCGCTGCACGCCGCCGGAGCGACCCTCGCCCTCGGCTCCGACGCGCCGGTCGCCCCGCTCGACCCCTGGGTCTCGCTCGCCGCCGCGGTCAGCCGCCGCCGCGACGGCCGCGAGGCCTGGCACCCGGCCGAGCGCCTGCCGTTCGACGTCGCCCTCGCGGCGAGCACCCGCGGCGCCGCCGTCGCCGTCGGCGCGCCGGCCGACCTCGTCGTCGTCGACCGCGATCCGGCGAGCGCCGACACGGAGGAGCTGCGGACGACGCCCGTCGCGGCGACGCTCCTCGGCGGCCGGCCCACCTGGTCCACGCTCTGA
- a CDS encoding ATP-binding cassette domain-containing protein, producing the protein MSELRYEAVTVRFGHGRSATTAVDTVDLTVRPGTTHGLVGESGSGKSTVARVAVGLTPLHSGRILLDGVDITSREPSARAARRRVQMVFQDPLSALDPRMSVSASIAEGLLATGRRHSAAAQADRVRELLDLVHIDPARAGDRPTAFSGGQRQRITIARALAAEPQVLIADEITSALDVSVQGVVLNLLRELQQRLQLTMLFISHNLAVVRYVSDEVSVMRGGRLVEHGTTDAVLSDPADPYTRQLLRAVPVMGRPLDLEDA; encoded by the coding sequence ATGAGCGAGCTGCGCTACGAGGCGGTGACCGTGCGCTTCGGCCACGGCCGCTCGGCCACCACCGCGGTCGACACCGTCGACCTCACCGTCCGCCCCGGCACCACGCACGGGCTGGTCGGCGAGTCCGGCTCGGGCAAGTCGACGGTCGCCCGGGTCGCGGTCGGCCTCACTCCCCTGCACTCCGGCCGGATCCTGCTCGACGGCGTCGACATCACCAGCCGCGAGCCGTCCGCCCGGGCCGCGCGCCGCCGGGTGCAGATGGTGTTCCAGGATCCGCTGTCCGCGCTCGACCCGCGGATGAGCGTCAGCGCCTCGATCGCCGAGGGACTGCTCGCCACCGGCCGCCGGCACTCCGCCGCCGCGCAGGCGGACCGCGTGCGCGAGCTGCTCGACCTCGTGCACATCGACCCGGCGCGCGCCGGCGACCGGCCGACCGCCTTCTCCGGCGGCCAGCGGCAGCGGATCACCATCGCCCGGGCGCTGGCCGCCGAGCCGCAGGTGCTGATCGCCGACGAGATCACCTCGGCGCTCGACGTCTCGGTGCAGGGCGTGGTGCTCAACCTGCTGCGCGAGCTGCAGCAGCGGCTCCAGCTGACCATGCTCTTCATCTCGCACAATCTCGCCGTCGTCCGCTACGTGAGCGACGAGGTCTCGGTGATGCGCGGCGGGCGCCTCGTCGAGCACGGCACGACCGACGCCGTGCTGTCCGATCCCGCCGACCCGTACACGCGGCAGCTGCTCCGGGCCGTGCCCGTGATGGGCCGCCCGCTCGACCTGGAGGACGCATGA
- a CDS encoding dipeptide/oligopeptide/nickel ABC transporter permease/ATP-binding protein: MSTASRSARPSRTHRLPESLRTPQGVAAAVGLVLVVLATILGPILFGDLATERSIADRQQGVSLAHPFGTDDLGRDLFARVVVATRVSVLLTLGATGISVVGGVLLGVVAVLLPRLLQRLIAGLIDILLSFPWLLLALFFSVIWGTTAVGAMLAVGFAGIPVFARLTSTLAASVSSSDYVRAAGMLGSRPLRTTARHVVPNILPPLLVNSAAHASVTLLSFAALSFLGLGVQAPEYDWGRLLNEGAKRIYVDPMAAIGPGIAVVLVGVVFALLGEVFSESSTRRRPVKAVRRRRSDEVVAPVTDAMPVVEMSGLRVAFPGRDGAMTERVHGVDLTILPGETVGIVGESGSGKSVTASAVAGLLGPEALVTSEQLVFRGIDMTAVPNAAERRRLGLEQAMIFQDPLTSLNPALTIGRQLREASEVHARTPRAESLRRAIDKLNLVRIPDAEKRVGQLPHEFSGGMRQRAMIAMGLMGTPRLLIADEPTTALDVTVQRQVMQALREAQDATGAAILFISHDIALVSGFCDRIVVMRDGRVVEEIAAARLDEARHPYTRGLIACVPDMATDRGAPLPVIAALDEEPQAADRTARDQEALTA; encoded by the coding sequence ATGAGCACTGCATCCCGTTCCGCCCGCCCGTCCCGCACCCACCGGCTCCCGGAGTCGCTGCGCACCCCGCAGGGCGTCGCCGCCGCCGTCGGATTGGTCCTGGTGGTCCTCGCGACGATCCTCGGCCCGATCCTCTTCGGCGACCTCGCCACCGAGCGCTCGATCGCCGACCGCCAGCAGGGCGTCAGCCTCGCGCACCCCTTCGGCACCGACGACCTCGGCCGCGACCTCTTCGCCCGCGTCGTCGTCGCCACCCGCGTCTCCGTTCTGCTCACCCTCGGCGCGACCGGCATCTCGGTCGTCGGCGGCGTGCTGCTCGGCGTCGTCGCGGTGCTGCTGCCCCGCCTGCTGCAGCGGCTGATCGCGGGCCTCATCGACATCCTGCTGTCCTTCCCCTGGCTGCTGCTCGCGCTGTTCTTCTCGGTGATCTGGGGCACGACCGCGGTCGGCGCGATGCTCGCCGTCGGCTTCGCCGGCATCCCGGTCTTCGCGCGGCTCACCAGCACGCTGGCCGCCTCGGTCTCCTCGAGCGACTACGTGCGCGCCGCCGGGATGCTCGGCAGCCGGCCGCTGCGGACGACCGCCCGGCACGTGGTGCCGAACATCCTGCCGCCGCTGCTGGTCAACTCGGCCGCGCACGCCTCCGTCACCCTGCTCTCCTTCGCCGCGTTGTCCTTCCTCGGCCTCGGCGTCCAGGCGCCCGAGTACGACTGGGGCCGGCTGCTCAACGAGGGCGCGAAGCGGATCTACGTCGACCCGATGGCCGCGATCGGCCCCGGCATCGCCGTGGTGCTGGTCGGCGTCGTCTTCGCGCTGCTCGGCGAGGTGTTCAGCGAGTCGTCCACCCGCCGCCGCCCGGTGAAGGCGGTGCGGCGCCGGCGCTCGGACGAGGTCGTCGCCCCCGTCACCGACGCGATGCCCGTCGTCGAGATGTCAGGGCTGCGCGTCGCGTTCCCCGGCCGCGACGGCGCGATGACCGAGCGGGTGCACGGCGTCGACCTGACGATCCTGCCCGGCGAGACCGTCGGCATCGTCGGCGAGAGCGGCTCCGGCAAGTCGGTCACGGCGAGCGCCGTCGCCGGACTCCTCGGCCCGGAGGCGCTGGTCACCAGCGAGCAGCTCGTGTTCCGCGGCATCGACATGACCGCGGTGCCCAACGCCGCCGAGCGCCGGCGCCTCGGACTCGAGCAGGCGATGATCTTCCAGGATCCGCTGACCTCGCTCAACCCCGCGCTCACCATCGGCCGCCAGCTGCGCGAGGCGAGCGAGGTGCACGCCCGCACTCCGCGCGCCGAGTCGCTGCGCCGCGCGATCGACAAGCTGAATCTGGTGCGCATCCCGGACGCCGAGAAGCGCGTCGGCCAGCTGCCGCACGAGTTCTCCGGCGGGATGCGGCAGCGCGCGATGATCGCGATGGGCCTGATGGGCACGCCGCGACTGCTCATCGCCGACGAGCCGACCACCGCGCTCGACGTCACCGTGCAGCGGCAGGTGATGCAGGCGCTGCGCGAGGCGCAGGACGCGACCGGAGCGGCGATCCTCTTCATCTCGCACGACATCGCGCTGGTCAGCGGCTTCTGCGACCGCATCGTGGTGATGCGCGACGGCCGCGTGGTCGAGGAGATCGCCGCCGCCCGCCTCGACGAGGCGCGGCACCCGTACACGCGCGGGCTGATCGCCTGCGTGCCGGACATGGCGACCGACCGGGGCGCGCCGCTCCCGGTGATCGCGGCCCTCGACGAGGAGCCGCAGGCCGCCGACCGGACCGCCCGCGACCAGGAGGCACTGACCGCATGA
- a CDS encoding ABC transporter permease, with protein sequence MTIPSVRPTAPLSPASPPSAPAAGPRRGDRLLGVVGSPRLAFLLKRFARAAVSLVIVLIASFFMVHFVPGDPVRAALGPTAPAETVAVLRSTLGLDLPIGQQFANYLGGLLRGDLGTSISTQRPVGSTLAERLPATLMLSVVSFAVAALGAFPIGVATAVSARAGRHRTLDLGVSGLLGVVIAIPNFLLAVVLIWLFSIVVPLAPSAGWGGPEYAVLPVLALAIGPLAYLARIVHVEMVRVLEAPYLTTARSKRLPGHLLYLRHALPNIVTATLTAGGVVLTGLVAGTVLIETVFVIPGIGSTIVSSITTKDYPLIQGIVLMYAVLVLAANLVIDLLLAALDPRSAIAEA encoded by the coding sequence ATGACGATCCCCTCGGTGCGACCCACGGCCCCGCTGTCACCGGCCTCCCCGCCGAGCGCGCCCGCGGCCGGTCCGCGCCGGGGGGATCGCCTGCTCGGCGTCGTCGGATCCCCGCGCCTCGCCTTCCTCCTCAAGCGGTTCGCCCGCGCGGCGGTCTCGCTGGTGATCGTGCTGATCGCCTCCTTCTTCATGGTCCACTTCGTGCCGGGCGACCCGGTGCGCGCGGCCCTCGGCCCGACGGCGCCGGCCGAGACCGTGGCGGTGCTGCGGAGCACCCTCGGTCTCGACCTGCCGATCGGCCAGCAGTTCGCGAACTACCTCGGCGGGCTGCTGCGGGGCGATCTCGGCACCTCGATCAGCACGCAGCGGCCGGTCGGCAGCACGCTCGCCGAGCGGCTGCCCGCGACGCTGATGCTCTCGGTCGTCTCGTTCGCGGTCGCCGCGCTCGGAGCGTTCCCGATCGGCGTCGCGACGGCCGTCTCGGCCCGCGCCGGCCGGCACCGCACGCTCGACCTCGGCGTCTCGGGACTGCTCGGCGTCGTGATCGCGATCCCGAACTTCCTGCTGGCGGTCGTGCTGATCTGGCTGTTCAGCATCGTCGTGCCGCTCGCGCCGTCCGCGGGCTGGGGCGGCCCGGAGTACGCGGTGCTGCCGGTGCTCGCGCTCGCCATCGGCCCGCTCGCCTACCTCGCGCGCATCGTGCACGTCGAGATGGTGCGGGTGCTGGAGGCGCCCTACCTCACCACCGCACGCAGCAAGCGGCTGCCGGGGCACCTCCTCTACCTCCGGCACGCGCTGCCCAACATCGTCACGGCGACGCTGACCGCGGGCGGAGTGGTGCTCACCGGCCTCGTCGCCGGCACGGTGCTGATCGAGACGGTCTTCGTCATCCCGGGCATCGGCTCGACGATCGTCTCGTCGATCACCACCAAGGACTACCCCCTGATCCAGGGCATCGTGCTGATGTACGCCGTCCTGGTCCTCGCCGCCAACCTCGTCATCGACCTGCTGCTCGCCGCGCTCGACCCGCGGTCGGCCATCGCGGAGGCCTGA
- a CDS encoding ABC transporter substrate-binding protein has product MTRSPRTTALRVPAVAAGSLVALLALSACSAPAGGSAAGADPVSGGTFSLAVNDDPGSLNPFTGVSLVQRAMVTFGYDSLAYTTPEGEVVPFLAESWESTPTSISYTLKDGITCADGTPFTAETAAANFAYQANADNGTFWFGSSVTADMTATAEGNVVTVTSTANNPFLLQGTGSIEMVCQAGLDDPSTLTDTTNGTALYALTASNPGSDYTYTKRDGYTWGPDDVTSDTEGLPDEIEARVITDEATAANLLISGELNAASVIGADRQRLDAAGLDTEGVLNPIGEMLFNERADRPTADVRVRQALTLSLDRDAVGELVTDGNALESVSLVNQIPLTCVAGGPEWTLPDTDLEAAGELLDEAGYPLGSDGLRAKDGEPLTIRFLYDAGTPSHGAAAEEVQQEWNELGITTDLVSEDSAGWSTDLYQSYDWDTGFIQLAPSSPVVLSLFFLGETSENGGYNFMGVSNPEYNALATQALSAGSADEACGIWKQAEAELIDRVDVFPLAETESPMYVKGATLERPGTVAPTTIRMQG; this is encoded by the coding sequence ATGACCCGTTCTCCCCGCACCACAGCGCTCCGAGTCCCGGCCGTCGCCGCGGGCTCGCTGGTGGCGCTGCTCGCCCTGAGCGCCTGCTCGGCCCCGGCCGGCGGCTCCGCGGCCGGCGCCGATCCCGTCTCGGGCGGCACCTTCTCCCTCGCCGTCAACGACGACCCGGGCAGCCTGAACCCGTTCACCGGCGTCTCGCTCGTGCAGCGCGCGATGGTGACCTTCGGCTACGACTCGCTCGCCTACACGACGCCCGAGGGCGAGGTCGTGCCCTTCCTCGCCGAGAGCTGGGAGTCGACGCCCACCTCGATCTCGTACACGCTGAAGGACGGCATCACCTGCGCCGACGGCACCCCCTTCACCGCCGAGACGGCCGCGGCGAACTTCGCCTACCAGGCGAACGCCGACAACGGCACGTTCTGGTTCGGCTCCAGCGTCACCGCCGACATGACGGCGACCGCGGAGGGGAACGTCGTCACCGTCACCTCGACGGCCAACAACCCGTTCCTGCTCCAGGGCACCGGCAGCATCGAGATGGTCTGCCAGGCCGGCCTCGACGACCCGTCGACCCTGACCGACACGACCAACGGCACCGCGCTCTACGCGCTGACCGCGTCGAACCCCGGCTCCGACTACACCTACACGAAGCGCGACGGCTACACCTGGGGCCCGGACGACGTGACCAGCGACACCGAGGGCCTGCCCGACGAGATCGAGGCGCGGGTGATCACCGACGAGGCGACCGCCGCGAACCTGCTGATCTCGGGCGAGCTCAACGCCGCCTCCGTGATCGGCGCCGACAGGCAGCGCCTCGACGCGGCCGGCCTCGACACCGAGGGCGTGCTCAACCCGATCGGCGAGATGCTCTTCAACGAGCGAGCCGACCGCCCCACCGCCGACGTCCGCGTCCGCCAGGCGCTGACCCTCTCGCTCGACCGCGACGCGGTGGGCGAGCTGGTCACCGACGGCAACGCGCTCGAGTCGGTCTCGCTCGTCAACCAGATCCCGCTGACCTGCGTCGCCGGCGGCCCGGAGTGGACGCTCCCGGACACCGACCTCGAGGCCGCGGGCGAGCTGCTCGACGAGGCCGGCTACCCGCTGGGCTCCGACGGGCTGCGCGCGAAGGACGGCGAGCCGCTCACCATCCGCTTCCTCTACGACGCCGGAACGCCCTCGCACGGCGCCGCCGCCGAGGAGGTCCAGCAGGAGTGGAACGAGCTCGGCATCACGACCGACCTGGTCTCCGAGGACTCCGCCGGCTGGTCGACCGACCTCTACCAGAGCTACGACTGGGACACCGGCTTCATTCAGCTCGCCCCGTCCAGCCCCGTGGTGCTGAGCCTGTTCTTCCTCGGTGAGACGAGCGAGAACGGCGGCTACAACTTCATGGGCGTCTCGAACCCGGAGTACAACGCCCTCGCGACGCAGGCGCTCAGCGCCGGCAGCGCCGACGAGGCCTGCGGCATCTGGAAGCAGGCCGAGGCCGAGCTGATCGATCGGGTCGACGTCTTCCCGCTCGCCGAGACGGAGTCGCCGATGTACGTCAAGGGTGCGACCCTCGAGCGTCCCGGCACCGTCGCTCCCACCACGATCCGGATGCAGGGCTGA